The window CGAGCTCTTTGACGAAGTTTATCGCCCCTCCGATGATCGATGCTTGATCACCCTGTTCATGCAGACATTAACACCTCGCTAGGTTGCTGTATCACGATTAGATCCTCTGTCTTTGGGAACCAAAGGACCCTAAACGATGACCAGATATGAATGCAAATACTGTTACTGGCTCTGAAAACTATACGCCATAAAGAGGACATCAACGGAAGGGAGATCAGAAAAGtggcacacacaaacacacacaaaggCAGCTTGAATCAGTGCAAATGCAATGCCAGAGGAAGgttagagaagaggaggaggaggagggtgaggAAGACAGACCCTTTGAACGTAGGAGGCCGGCATGAGTGATTGGAGCACAGCCAGGTACTCGTTCATCTGCTTCCGCCGGTTCCGCTCCACGGCGATGTGGGTCATCCTTTGGTTTTCCACCTCCTCCTGGTTCTTGAAAACCTTGGTGCGCCGCCTCTTCCTCCCCCCTGCCGTTGCCTCTCGGCCGATGACCAAGGCGCCGTCCTTGGCAGCTGTCTCCAGCAGCGACGAGCTTGCACCCGAAGAGACGTCCAAATTCCCATGCACgccacctcctccaccaccacttaTCTTACAATCTAACGCCACACCCTTCTCCTCCCCCTCATCACCAAAGGCGTAGCACCACGCTGCTCCTCCCATGTTGTACAACTCGTTCATGGCGCAACCGAAGAGGTCCTGTGGGAGCGCCACAGCTTCCAGTGCcatatgcctctctctctctct is drawn from Musa acuminata AAA Group cultivar baxijiao unplaced genomic scaffold, Cavendish_Baxijiao_AAA HiC_scaffold_1104, whole genome shotgun sequence and contains these coding sequences:
- the LOC135666461 gene encoding transcription factor bHLH94-like — its product is MALEAVALPQDLFGCAMNELYNMGGAAWCYAFGDEGEEKGVALDCKISGGGGGGVHGNLDVSSGASSSLLETAAKDGALVIGREATAGGRKRRRTKVFKNQEEVENQRMTHIAVERNRRKQMNEYLAVLQSLMPASYVQRGDQASIIGGAINFVKELEQLVQSLEARKRVEQRMDAAPFADFFTFPQYSTTGSRSANNDCADEGATENRPAVADIEVTMVESHANLKVLSRRRPKQLLKMVLGLQNLRLTTLHLNVTSIAEMAFYSFSLKVEDDCQLTSVDEIATAVHQMVGTIQEDADRDSNL